ATAATAAAAATGCAAAGATTAATTGGCAGTTTACAACAGATGATGCACGTATTAAACTCAAACGGTTATATCCGTCATTATCATGTTAACATAACACTACTTATCCGTTCATTTTATATTCTTTATATTCAAAAAGCTACTTGATTATAAGAGAAATTTCCAAAAGAATCAATAAAAAATTTGCCACCTCTGTCTATTCTTTAATAACTCACAACAGTTTTTAAAATATTTTTCAAAGTATCCCGTAAACATGAGGTAATTCAATGCAGAATGGATTCGTTTTCTGAAGGAAAGATTTTGAAGTGAGTGCAGTAGGATTCGAACCTACGACCCACGGCTTAAAAGGCCGATGCTCTACCAACTGAGCTATGCACCCTGAAAAAAAGCCTACAAAATTATCAATCAATCAACAGATTTCCAAGAAAAATTCCGGCGGGAAAGATCGCCTATTGATAGAAAATTCTGTGGTAAAAATTAGGAATTTGATTTATTTCTTTTCTCGTCTTATCTTGTAACTGTAATATTGAATAGGAAAAAGGTTGAAATGAAGATGTCGAGAGGAACGGTTTTTCTGGTTATACTGTGGTTGGGATGGATTTCCTGTGGTGGACGTGTTACTCAAACGGCGGCGCCTTTTCTTTCCGATGGGCGATATGATTCGGAGTTTCCAAACCGTAATGTTTCCCGCCACTTAAAGGACATCGGCGAATCGATCAAACTCCTGAATTCCATAGCTTATTACAAATCCTTTGTCTTCCCGGAAAACAGCCGTATTCACCCGGCGGAAATCAATCAGAGTACACTAAAAAACAAACCCATTCAGCAAATTTACTTCACCAAAACTGCCTCAGGAACAGGATGCATTATTTTCAATGACGGCAGTAAACTCTTGCTATTGACCTGTGCGCATATCATCGATTTCCCGGATACGATTATTAAATATCAAAACAGCGACAATCTGAAGAATGAGTTTGTTCAGAGTATCTCGTTTAAAGAGAAACAGACGAATTACGCATCGGATTTGCCGAGTTCCGGCGAATTTGAGATCGTCGCCTCCGATGAAAACGCGGACATCGCCTTGTTGGGTCAAAAATTTACTGACGGCGAATTTCACAACATTCCGGTATTTAGTTACCCGCTTGGTAAAGCAAAAGAACTTGAATGGGGCAGTTTCGTTTATTTGCTGGGTTTTCCGCGCGGATATAAGATGGTGACGACTGGAATTGTCAGCGATCCGAATCGTGGAAAGGACGGCAGTTTTTTACTCGACGCATTGTTCAACCGCGGATTCAGCGGCGGAATTGTCCTCGCCGTTCGGGACGGTGTTCCGAATTTTGAGTGGGTCGGCATCGCGCGATCAGCGGCGGCGGAATTCGATTTAAGAATCAAACCGCCCGAGCATTTCGATTTAACGAAATACGACGATCATCTGCCTTATCATGGTGATTTATTCATTGATCAACAGGCAGAAATTCAGTATGGAATTACCCATATCATTCCAATGGAAACCATCCAGAAATTTACGTTACAAAATGAATCGAAAATCCGTTCGGCGGGTTACGCCCTTCCTCAAACAATGAAAACAGATTCGCCCCCAGATAAATAAATGACGCCAAAAAACATTAAACAAAAATATTATTTCACTCTGATTTATTACTATTTCAAGTTGGGGCGGAAAGACTTGGAACTGTTCATTCGGGAATTTAAATTCCATGTTTGTTAAACTGACTTTATGTTTATTGAAAATTTTTGATTCAACTATTTTAAAAAGGAGTTCACATGTCAACAAAAGTAGCAATTAATGGCTTTGGAAGAATCGGCCGATTGGTTTTCAAGGCCGCCTACCAAAAAGCCGATCTCGAGATCGTCGGCATCAATGATTTAACGGATGCAAAAACACTGGCGCATCTACTGAAATATGACAGCATTCACGGCAAATTTCAGGGCGAGATCAAAGCAGAAGAAACCGCTATCGTCGTCGATGGGAAAAAGTACCCGATTTTCGCTCAAAAAGATCCGGCAATGTTGCCGTGGGGACAATTGGGCGTCGATATTGTCGTCGAAGCGACCGGCAAGTTCCGCAGTCGCGAAGGCATGATGAAACATATTCAAGCCGGCGCTAAGAAAGTGATCCTGACCGTTCCCGCCGACAAGAAAGAAGACGTGGACGCCACGATAGTTCCGGGAGTTAATGACGAGATGCTGACTAAAGATTGCGTCTTCGTATCGAATGCTTCCTGCACAACGAACTGCCTCGCTCCAATCACTAAAGTTCTGAATGACAATTTCGGTGTTAAACGCGGTTTGATGAACACGATCCACAGTTACACGAATGATCAGGTTATCCTTGATTTCCCGCATAAAGATCTTCGCCGCGCCCGCGCCGCCGCTCTGTCAATTATTCCGACCAAAACCGGCGCCGCAAAAGCCATCGGACTCGTCATTCCGGCATTGGATAAAAAATTAGATGGTTTTTCCATGCGCGTTCCGACTCCGGATGGCTCGGTCGTTGATTTGACCGTCGAACTTGAAAAAACGACAACGAAGGAAGAAATCAATGCTGCGATGAAAGCCGCCGCCGAAGGCGCCATGAAAGGCGTTTTGGAGTATTGCGTTGATCCTATCGTCAGCAAAGATGTCGTCGATAATTCCCACTCTTCAATCTTCGACTCACTTTTGACGCAGGTTATCGACGGAAACTTCGTAAAAGTCGTCTCTTGGTACGACAACGAATGGGGTTATTCCAACCGCGTCGTCGAACTCGTCCAAAAAATGGGCAAATTTTAAGCGTCACCCAGTAGTACGTTATACATGAAAACTGTTAATTTCATATTTGGGATTCATAATCACCAGCCGGTTGGCAACTTTGATTTTGTGTTTGAAGCCGCGTACCAAGACAGTTATCTGCCTTTTATGAAAATAGTCGAAGAATATCCCGATATTCATATCTCGTTTCATTTCAGCGGTTGTTTGCTGGAATGGCTCGAAGTGCATCACCCGGAATATTTGGATAAGGTCGCGACCTTGGTATCTCGCGGAAACGTGGAAATCATCTCGGGCGGTTTCTTCGAACCGGTGCTTGCTATTATTCCCGACGTTGATAAAATTGGACAAATCCGGATGATGAATGATTTCATCCGAAACCGATTCCATTACAAAGCGAGAGGACTTTGGCTGACCGAACGCGTCTGGGAACCGTCACTCGCGAAACCGATCGCGGAATCGGGAATTCAATATATCACGGTGGACGATTACCACTTCTTGAGCACTGGAAAACAGGCGAAGGAACTGACGGGACACTTCATCACGGAAGAACAAGGCAAAACACTCTCAATTTTCCCCATTAACCAAAAATTGCGTTATGCTATTCCGTTTCAGGAACCACAAATCACGATTGATCTTCTGGGTCAATTCGCCACCGAAGACGGAAACAACGTGATCGTTATGGCGGACGATGGCGAGAAATTTGGCGTTTGGCCGGGCACGCGCGAGGCTGTTTTTGATAATAACTGGCTGAGAAAATTCTTCGACATTCTTCTACAAAACAAGGAATGGCTCAAGACATTGACTTTCTCAGAATGGTACGACGCTCATCCGCCGAAAGGACGCATTTATTTGCCAACGGC
This window of the Candidatus Marinimicrobia bacterium CG08_land_8_20_14_0_20_45_22 genome carries:
- a CDS encoding IS630 family transposase, with amino-acid sequence NKNAKINWQFTTDDARIKLKRLYPSLSC
- the gap gene encoding type I glyceraldehyde-3-phosphate dehydrogenase is translated as MSTKVAINGFGRIGRLVFKAAYQKADLEIVGINDLTDAKTLAHLLKYDSIHGKFQGEIKAEETAIVVDGKKYPIFAQKDPAMLPWGQLGVDIVVEATGKFRSREGMMKHIQAGAKKVILTVPADKKEDVDATIVPGVNDEMLTKDCVFVSNASCTTNCLAPITKVLNDNFGVKRGLMNTIHSYTNDQVILDFPHKDLRRARAAALSIIPTKTGAAKAIGLVIPALDKKLDGFSMRVPTPDGSVVDLTVELEKTTTKEEINAAMKAAAEGAMKGVLEYCVDPIVSKDVVDNSHSSIFDSLLTQVIDGNFVKVVSWYDNEWGYSNRVVELVQKMGKF